In Formosa haliotis, the sequence TTAAAAACGAAAATTACACGGCTTGACACCTGTAATATTGGAGTCTTACGACCGGAGTTGTTTTAAGTTTTCGGAACCTTTTTTACGCACAACCTTTCCAAATACAACAACTAACGACCAAGTCAACGACTAAGTCAGCGACCAAGTTCAAAACACTTATTTCTGAGATGGAAAATAAGATGTATTCACGAGTAGAATTGATGGAAGCAATGGATATAAAACACAGATCTCCGTTTTTATAGCATTATTGGGGCAACAAGAAATAACTCATGTTTCAAACTAAAAATGTCCAGTTTTTTAATTAATAAACTGGACATTTTGTTATATTTGTAAATATTACTTATATTATGAAAGACACTGATACCATTGTAAATATAATAAATAAACTTCCTAAAGGGTATGTGTTCACCTATGAGGATTTTATGCATGAGGTGAAAAGCAAACAAGCTGCTGTAAAAGCATTAAACAGAATGGTTGCTAGTGGCAAAATAGCCAAGCTCTCTAAAGGGAAATATTTCAAGCCCGAACAGAGTGTATTTGGAACCCTAGCTCCAGAGCAATATCAAGTGGTTAAAGATTTACTAGAAGACAACAATAAGCTTATAGGCTACTTAACAGGTTTGAGTGTGTATAATCAATTAGGTTTAACAACCCAAGTAAGTAACACCATTCAAATAGGTAAAAATGAGGTAAGACCCGCTTTTAAACGCGCACATTATAAAATTGCATTTATACGCCAAAAAAATACGATTACTAAAGATAGTATTCCCCTATTACAACTCTTAGATGCGATTAAGTATATAAAGAAAATTCCAGATACTACTGTTGCAAAAGCTTGTTTACGCTTTATGGCTATTTTAAAAGAAAAATCGGCAGAAGATATTAAAACTATAATAAGATTGGCGTTAAAATACCCGCCGTCTACTAGAGCGCTATTAGGTGCCATGTTAGAGCAATTAGGGTACACAGAGCATTTACAAACTTTAAAAGCGTCATTAAACCCAATTACCACGTATAAAATAGAAGATCTAGAACAGATAGTACACACAACGAATAACTGGAATATTGTATGAAGCTACACCAAAACAAAAAATTATTTGATCAATCTATTCGTGCAACCGCACAACGTATGGGTATAGCAGATATTTATGTGGAAAAAGATTATTGGGTAACGTTAACTTTATACCAAATATTTAAGCAACCTATAGGAGCAGAAACAGTTTTTAAAGGAGGAACTGCCTTGAGCAAATGTTTCGATATTATCCAGAGATTTTCTGAAGATGTAGACTTAGTTATGGTGCGGAAGGAAACTGATACCACTAGTAAAATGGAGCGGAAGGTTAAAAAGCCAAGTAAAGTTATTGAGTCTATTTTACCTGAAATTTATATGGAAGGCTTAACGAATAAAAAAGGGATGCTACGTAAAACCGTACACCAATATCCTAAAGTGTTTAAAGGTAAATTAGGACAAGTTCGGGATGTTATTGTTTTAGAGGCAAGTTATCTAGGACGATTCGAGCCTTACCACACCCAATATATAAATTCATATATTGGAGAAATGATGGTGGCTGTGAATCAAAATGATTTAGCACAGGCATATGATTTGATGCCATTTCAAGTGAATGTGATGGATGTAACGAGAACCTTTTGTGAAAAAATTATGAGTTTGGTTCGGTTTTCTTATGGTTTAAATGCAATTCAGCAATTAAAAGATAAAATAAGACACGCTTACGATATTCATCAATTAATGAATTTAGAAACTGTGCAGGTATTTTTTAAAAGTGAAGCTTTTATTGAAATGTTAACACAGGTAAAGGAAGATGATCGCTTAAGTTTTAAATCGGAAAATACATGGTTAGATTATCCTATTTTTAAAGCACTAATTTTTTCAGATACAGAACAGGTATGGAGTCAGTTAAAAACAAGCTATTCTCATGAATTTAGAATGTTAGTCTATGGTGATTTGCCTGAGGAAAAAGAGGTATTGCAATCGTTACTAACTATAGCGCACCGATTAAAAGAAATTAAATTGTAAACCAATGAAATTTACAGAAGCACAATTAGAGCAAGCCTTTATTGAATTATTGGGGCAGCAAGGTATTCCACACGTGTTAGGAGGTTCTATACAAAGAACCGACCAAGAGGTTCTGCTTAAAGACGATTTAAAAGCCTTCTTGCTCAGTCAATATAAAAACGACCATTTAACAGAGTCTGAAGTTAACCAGATCATTAGGCAATTGGAAATTTGTTCTGCTTCCGATTTGTATGAAAGCAACAAA encodes:
- a CDS encoding type IV toxin-antitoxin system AbiEi family antitoxin domain-containing protein, translating into MKDTDTIVNIINKLPKGYVFTYEDFMHEVKSKQAAVKALNRMVASGKIAKLSKGKYFKPEQSVFGTLAPEQYQVVKDLLEDNNKLIGYLTGLSVYNQLGLTTQVSNTIQIGKNEVRPAFKRAHYKIAFIRQKNTITKDSIPLLQLLDAIKYIKKIPDTTVAKACLRFMAILKEKSAEDIKTIIRLALKYPPSTRALLGAMLEQLGYTEHLQTLKASLNPITTYKIEDLEQIVHTTNNWNIV
- a CDS encoding nucleotidyl transferase AbiEii/AbiGii toxin family protein gives rise to the protein MKLHQNKKLFDQSIRATAQRMGIADIYVEKDYWVTLTLYQIFKQPIGAETVFKGGTALSKCFDIIQRFSEDVDLVMVRKETDTTSKMERKVKKPSKVIESILPEIYMEGLTNKKGMLRKTVHQYPKVFKGKLGQVRDVIVLEASYLGRFEPYHTQYINSYIGEMMVAVNQNDLAQAYDLMPFQVNVMDVTRTFCEKIMSLVRFSYGLNAIQQLKDKIRHAYDIHQLMNLETVQVFFKSEAFIEMLTQVKEDDRLSFKSENTWLDYPIFKALIFSDTEQVWSQLKTSYSHEFRMLVYGDLPEEKEVLQSLLTIAHRLKEIKL